One window from the genome of Nicotiana sylvestris chromosome 9, ASM39365v2, whole genome shotgun sequence encodes:
- the LOC138878260 gene encoding uncharacterized protein, which produces MGAWRSSRDANTMWSMMADCIRKAAREVLGISSGRTGGHNGDWWWNAVVQDKVEAKKAAYLRFVGSSGEQEKRANSERYKVSRKEAKMAVMEAKTAAFARMYEELGNKGREKKLFRLAKMMKVAEMRMMRWMCGHTRMDKIRNEDIREKVGVAPMEDKMREARLRWFEHIQRRSIDAPVRRCEQLAMVGTRRGRGRPKNY; this is translated from the exons ATGGGAGCATGGAGAAGTAGTagggacgcaaacactatgtggtcgatGATGGCTGATTGTATaaggaaggcggcgagagaggtgttaggtaTATCTTCGGGCCGCACCGGTGGCCATAacggagactggtggtggaatgcagttgtccaagataaagtggaagcgaagaaagCGGCGTACCTGCGGTTCGTAGGGAGCTCTGGAGAGcaggagaagagagcgaacagTGAGAGATATAAGGTatctaggaaggaggcgaagatggcagtaatGGAGGCTAAGACGGCAGCTTTTGCTCGtatgtatgaggaactagggaacaaaggaagggagaagaagttattccgactcgctaag atgatgaaagtagcagagatgaggatgatgaggtggatgtgcgggcatacaaggatggacaagattaggaatgaagatattcgagaaaaggtgggtgtggcccccatggaggacaagatgcgggaagcaagacttaGATGGTTTgagcacattcagaggaggagcattgatgcaccagtgaggaggtgtgagcaacTGGCTatggtgggcacgaggagaggtagagggagacctaaaaATTATTGA
- the LOC138878261 gene encoding uncharacterized protein produces MEEFEKLMPVSASIEKQQEQRQKMFLVLTLVGLLNDLDSVCDQILASQTVPTVDELFSRLLRFVAAPSHTMISSKTLDSSVFASQTVKNQTVHTVDELFSRLLRFAAAPSHPMISSKTLDSSVFASQIVKNRASQTMENIQGGGDMNDSHWDAVVRILRYIKSALGKGLFFEDRGHEQIVGYSNVNWVGSPSDRRSTSGYCVLIGGNLVSWKRKKQNVVARSSAEAEYQAMAMVTCELIWIKQLLKELKFGDISHIELVCDNQAALHIASNPVFQRGPED; encoded by the exons ATGGAAGAATTTGAGAAGTTGATGCCAGTTTCTGCTAGTATTGAAAAGCAACAAGAGCAACGACAAAAgatgtttctagttcttacactTGTTGGACTCCTTAATGACCTAGATTCAGTATGTGACCAGATTTTGGCTAGTCAGACGGTCCCCacagttgatgaattattctctcgatTACTTCGCTTTGTTGCAGCACCAAGTCACACAATGATCTCATCCAAGACACTTGACTCCTCTGTTTTTGCATCCCAAACAGTGAAAAATCAGACGGTCCACACGgttgatgaattattctctcgatTACTTCGCTTTGCTGCAGCACCAAGTCACCCAATGATCTCATCCAAGACACTTGACTCATCTGTTTTTGCATCTCAAATAGTGAAAAATCGGGCATCTCAAACTATGGAGAATATACAAGGAGGAGGAGACATGAATGATAG tcattgggatgcagttgtccgcattcttcggtatataaaatcGGCTCTAGGCAAAGGGTTATTTTTTGAGGATCGAggccatgagcagatcgttggataCTCAAATGTTAATTGGgtaggatcaccttctgatagacgttctactTCTGGATATTGTGTTTTAATAGGAGGCaatttggtgtcttggaagagaaagaaacagaatgtagttgctcggtctagtgcagaagcagaatatcaAGCAATGGCTATGGTAACATGTGAGCTAATTTGGATCAAacaattgctcaaggagttgaaatttggtgacaTCAGCCATATAGaacttgtgtgtgataatcaagctgcccttcatattgcgtcaaatccgGTGTTTCAGAGAGGTCCAGaggactaa
- the LOC138878262 gene encoding uncharacterized protein has translation MAKGWEKQLDTAKSYLDKAAKKMKKFADRKRRSTYFRVGDMFMMKFNPRQFKALRGMHQNLIRKYEGPFKIVAKVGKISYKLDMPSYLKIYHVFHASMLKPYHEDKDDPSRGQSSRAPMTITASHDREIGAIIDYQARRKQGQKATAMFLVHWKGQSSEEAPWERYEDLWQFKDKIREFMQQHCAAVVAILGGGECDDPPYHHAT, from the coding sequence ATGGCCAAAGGATGGGAGAAGCAGCTCGACACTGCTAAATCCTACTtggataaggcagctaagaagatgaagaagtttgcgGACCGTAAGCGGCGTTCCACATACTTTAGAGTTGGGGACATGTTCATGATGAAGTTTAACCCAAGACAGTTCAAGGCACTACGGGGCATGCATCAGAATCTGATTCGCAAGTAtgaggggccatttaagatcgtcgccaaggtaggcaagatctcatacaagcttgacatgccatcgtatcttaagatctaccatgtcttccatgccagcatgcttaagccatatcatgaagataaggatgatcCGAGTAGGGGCCAATCAAGTCGGGCGCCAATGACTATCACCGCCTCGCATGATCGGGAGATTGGGGCTATCATAGATTATCAAGCCAGGCGAAAACAAGGGCAAAAAGCCACCGCTATGTTCCTTGTCCATTGGAAAGGGCAATCATCGGAGGAGGCCCcgtgggaacgatatgaagacttgtggcaattcaaagataagatccgaGAGTTTATGCAGCAGCATTGCGCCGCGGTCGTCGCTATATTgggtgggggagagtgtgatgacccgccatatcatcatgccacatag